A region of the Bacteroidota bacterium genome:
CAAGGCCTTCGTAGTAGGTAATCAAGCCCATATCAGCGCCACCCGAGTTCTGTGGACGCCATTGCTGACCATCGGGCAAGTCGATCGCGATGTCTGCATCCAAAACCTTGTCACAAGGTCCAGCCAATCCACTTTCAAACAACGCGGTGTAAACAAATGGCTTGAAGGTCGAACCCACCTGACGTTTGCCTTGTTTGACGTGATCGTACTTAAATGCATCATAACCAATGCCGCCGACCCACGCCTTCACTTCGCCGGTATGCGGATCCATGCTCATGAAACCCGTCTGCAAATGCCTGATCGAATGTTTGATCGAATCCATAGGCGACATCACCGTATCGACCATTCCTCGGTCCCAAGTGAAAACATCCATTTCGACCGGCACATTAAAGGAGGACTTGATCTCGGCATCGCTCATTCCAGCCTCCTCCGAAGATTTCCAACGCCAAGACCGCTTCATTTCCGTCGTCAGAATCGTCGGATTTTCTTTGAAGGGATCCTTGCCCTTTTTCATTTCCTTATCGAATGTCACCTGCAATTGCTGCAAGTGCTCTTTGACGGCACGCTCGGCATACTTTTGCATGCGGCCATCCAAAGTCGTATGCACTTTCAAGCCGTCGCGGTAGAGGTCGACATCCTTGCCGGACTCTGATTTCCAGGCGATCAATTCGGCTTTGACTTGGTCCTTGAAGTAGCCTGCCATGGCGGTGGAGGTGCCTCCGGAGCGGTATTTGATGCCCAAATCCTTCGCTTTTGCGTCCTCGGCTTCCTCAGAGGTGATGAAGTCGTACTTCTCCATTTGATCGAGGACCGTGTTGCGACGCGAAAGGGCACGCTCAGGATGACGACGCGGGTTGTAATAACCAGGGCCCTTGAGCAAACCGATCATCAAGGCCGCCTCGTGCAGCTCCAAATCGCGGCAAGACTTTGAAAACAGTGTCTGTGTGCCGTTTTCGATGCCGAATGAGTTTCCGTGGAATGTGGTCGTGTTCAAATAGGCGGCAATAATTTCGTCTTTGGTAAACCGTGATTCCAAAACCACCGCGACGATCGCCTCCTTGATCTTGCGTACCACTGAATTTTCTCGACCAACCTGGTCATAGAGATTTCTCGCCAATTGCTGACTGATCGAACTGCCCCCCCGGAGTCGGAAGTGAATGAACATGTCTTTGACGATCGTGAACGGCGAACGTGGGTCGATGCCCGAATGTTTGTAAAACCGCACATCCTCCGTCGCCAGCAGGGCATCCTTGATCCAATGCGACATGCTGTCAGTCGCCATGTAATCACGGTCCTCGCCGTTGTGGAGGCTGCCAAGCTTCTGTCCATCTGCCGAATAAATCTGCGTGGAGATGTCCAGCTTCGGATTCTCGATGTCGTTCATCGGAGGCAAGTTGTTGACCACCAAGAGAATGGTGACGACAACGCTTACGAAAAAGATACCGAATAAACCTAAAATGGCCCAACGCAGGTATTTCTTACGCTTGGAGTTGGGTTTTACCGCTTTGCTTTCAGAAGCCATGTATCTAATGGGGATGGTTTGCGAATCAACGAAGAATAACGCTCAATGAAAATCGGAGCTTTCCACAGCGCTGCTTACGAGATGTACCCGGATATGTTTCAAACGGTGGACGTTTTTCACTTTTTTTCCGTTTTGGATTCACCAAAACACCTCGGGCACATCATTGAATCTTTATCTCGGGCAGAATTGGATTTGCAACCTTCCTCGGAATTGAGGAAATTTCACCCCTAAATAATGGGTAAAGAGTGACTTTAGACCGCATCAACTATCTGAATATCGGGCTCATGCTGATCTCTTTGATCGCAGCCTTTATTCTGCCTTTTGAGGTTTTTTTGCTGTCCTATGCGATTTTGGGACCGTTGCATTACCTCACCGAAATTTCGTGGCTCCATGACCGGCAGTATTTTTCTCCCAAAAAACTGGATTGGATCCCTTTGGCGGTGCTTGGATTGCTGATTTTGCTTGGCGCACGCAGCATCATGGGCGATGATCTCTATGGGGTGATGGAGAACTTGGGCATGGAAAAAGTCGTGCGATTCCTCGGTGACTATGGCTATGACATCACATTTGTGGCCTTTGGATTGGCGCTGATATTTGTCGTATTCAAGGATTGGGGCTACCGGGGCGCCGCCATCGTTGTGCTCCTTTTTGGTGCTTATTTGTTTCATTTGCCCGACCCGGTATATGGCGGGGAATCGATTTCCGCGAATATGTACGAGCGGAAAATCATCAGCAACTACGACGCCAAGTGGGGGAATCCAGTCTTCAAAATTTTTGGTGTTTATGTGCCGACTTTGATCCACGTCTACCTTTTTACCGGAGCATTCATCCTGTTTGGCGCCCTTAAAAGTCGCAGTAAATCCGGTTACATTTCCTTTGGCGTATTTTTCCTCTGTGCTGCTGCCTGCTTTTTGATCCTCCCAAACTACACGGGCATTTTGCCGAGCAATTGGGCAAAAGACAATTACGCTGATACATTTTCGCAGCTGAGCATGCACTTGATGCAGGATTTTGGAAGCAAGGCCCATGATTCGTTGTTGGTTCACAGTACCTTCTCCAATTTTTATCAGCCTGAAACTGTAGCAATCGCCAAGCAGGCTGTCTTTGGGCAAACCACCACTATCGATTCTTCGCTCGCCATCATGTTTGCGCGTTTTATCGCATTTGCCTATACCTATCACTACCTCAACTGGTTCAGCAAAACTTCCGTGATTCGTTGGCATCAAGTTCCAAAGCTGCGGTTTGCCATCGTGATCGTGGCCTGGATCGCTTCCGTCGCGCTCTACCTCACCGAATACAACATTGGTTTCCGTTGGCTGTTCCTCCTCAGCTTCCTCCACGTCATGCTCGAATTCCCGCTCAATCATCAGAGCTTCATAGGAATCGGAAAGGAAATCAGTGGCCGAATCTCCGGGAAAAAGGTCGCTACAGTGCCGGCAAAAGCACGTTAGCAGGGCTTTTAAAGAATTCAGGAAGAGGTGATTTTCCTACAATGCGGATTCAGGAGCCGGCGATGGAGCTTTTCCCGTCACCGCTGAGAAGACGAATGGCTTCTTTTGGCTGTTTTTGCCTTGGGTTTCCCTTTTGCCAATCCCTTATCGGTGGGAGCAGGCTGTTGTTGAGGGAAATATGGGTTGGGCGACCAAGGCTTGGGATTCAATTCGGTAATGTTGACGACTTCTCGTCGGGTCAGCGGATCAGGCACAGACGGCTGCGGAAACAGGGGGGCCATCATTTGAGGGAGATAGACTTGCACTTCGACCTCGGCCACGCCGGCCAAGATGATCCCCAGCTTGCGGGCAGCTTCCGTGGAAAGGTCCACGACACGCCCTTTGCCAAATGGGCCACGGTCATTCACGCGCACCACCACCGAAGTTCCTTTGGAAGCGCAACTCACCAATAAAAGCGTTCCAAAGGGTTGCGTACGATGGGCACAAGTCAGACTGTCAGGATGATAGCGTTCCCCACTTGCAGTTTTTCGCCCCTTGAAATGCTCGGAATAATAGGATGCCTTCCCCTTTTCCACTTGCCCAAAGCAGGCAGCAGAAAAGAGTCCCAAAAGGGTCAAGACAAGCAAAAATCTTAGTTTCATATCCGATTCCGTAACGGATGAAGATTCAAGCTACGAAAAATAATCGGATTTAAGCCGCTCGGACGAATGGTTTTCGGTCCTTATGGCGGACGTTGTAGGGCTTCGAGGACCAAGCAAGCACGCTTATCCTCCGCCACCTTCGTGCGGCTGCGGTTGGTTTTTGGCGATGAGTGCATCCAAATTCTGACGGGCTAGGCCAAATCCAGGTGCGAGTTTCAGGGCTTCTTTGAAGCTTTTACGAGCAAGTCCTTCCTTGTTGAGGGCCAATTCAAGGTTGCCGCGCAGGTTTAGCAAGGCACTTCGCAACGGAACATCCCCATTGCCGGTTCCCCAGTCGATATGCACCAATTCGTCGTCAATGGCAGTGTCGGTCAACATGGATTCGATGTTGCTGCCGCATTCGCCGTAACGTCCGAGCTGAAATTGCAATCCTGCTACTTTGTAACGCCAGAAATATCCGCCTGCAAGCTGATAGACGTGTTCAAAATGTTCCAGTGCGGCAGCAAAATCTCCCCGCTGCTCTTCGATTCCTGCCGCCAATTGCAAGACAAAGCCCGCATTCGGCCGCGTTTTGAGCAGTTCCAGGCACCAACGATGGCAGGCGGTAAGGTTCCCGACACGCCAATAAAGTGCGGCTAAGCTGTCTTGTAAAAAGGGATTCCCAGGGTCCGCTGCCAACAGATAATGGAGTGCCACAATCGCCGTTGGATCGTCGCCCAATGCGCTTGCGCGTGCGTACACGATGCCGTCGGGGCTCAATTGCCGATATTGTTCTGCGTTGAGTTCGTCTATCGTAAGGGGCCGCAGTATCGTCACGGTCGAATCCGACGATTGGGCCTTCGTCTGAAGTCCAAAGAACCACAGTCCCAGAAAAACGAGGAATAAACGTAATGCGGCCCTATTTCCGATCTTTTGCATCTTCCTCCTCTGCCTTTGTGGATGTTGGAGCCAAGCTAGGGGCTGTGTTCTGTCGGATTTCGTTGGTAGCTGGCGATGAGGGTGCCTCGACCACTTGTTCGCCAAGCTTTGTTGCGGTTACCGAATGCGTGCCTGCCGCTGCCGGAACTGCGGGCAGTGCCTGTACGGGTTCGCCCAAACCGAGCGCAGTCTGCTGTGCAGTGCTCAATTGCTGCCCCAACAAGGTTCCTATTCCGCAAGAGAAAAGTAAAAGAGAGACAATCAGGTAGCGCATTTCCTCAGCGTTTAATTTGAATCACAGCCAAATCCCGTTCATAGACATCATACGTACCACTCGTGATGCCCACGCCGTTGGGATAAAGGACCAATCGGTAATAATATGTGGTGCCCGCGGTCAAGGCGTTGTCGACAAAACTCACTGCTCCGCCGCCGCCAAAACCGATTGCTGCAGTGGACAATCCATTGGGGGTCTTGAGATAACAACTGCCGGATGTGTAAGGTGAGGTTGGTAGGCGCGGCAAATGCAGGCGAAACGTCGCGTTGCAAAATCACAAAATAGCCACCCATCGACGAACTGCCGCCATTGAGGGCGCCGCCAAAAATTCTGGCAAATCCAGTAACGAGCAGACCGCTGTTGTTGACTCCGTTGCCATCGGGAATGGTGATGGAGACCACCGAACCATTGATGGGATTGAAGACACCATTGGTGAAGGGCACATTTTGTACGGCATTCGCATGCACACCGGCGACTTCTTGGTTGATGAAATCGCCTTCAAAGCGCACATCTCCGACCACATGCAGTCGGTAGCCAGGCGTCGCAGTTCCGATGCCAACATTCCCTTGCACGATGGCCCCGTTTGCGGGTGCAGCACTGACCCCCGAATAGGCGGATCCCACTGCGAGTCCACCGTTGATGTCCAGCTTACTCACCGGGGTGGCTTGCCCAATGCCGACATTTTGCGTTTGAGCTTGTGCAAACAAGAAGAGCAATAGAAAAAGGACTGGCAATTTCCGCATACACAGCAGTTTTAGAAGGTGAAACTGTCTGTAATATAGGGAATTGTGGGGAGAAGTGCAAGGTGGGGATTCGTACTACTAACTCCCGCCTCAAACTCAAAATCTCACCCCCTCAGCTTCATCACCTGGCTTTGCAGGTCCATGACGATGCTCGCGAGTTTGGTGATGCTCATTTCAGGATCGGGGAAGGCGGAGCTGATGAAGCATTTGGCTTTCCAGACTTCGACGACGTCGGAAATGTTGACGCTGTAGTCGGGATAAGCGGTGTTGTCGCTGTGCAGGCGAAGGGTTTTGCTTTCGTCGAGCTTGTTGTACACCCTTTTATAGACCACACCTTCGGTGGCGGTCACGAGCACATAACAATGTCCGTCCTTCAGGACTTCCCAATTTTCAATGTATTCGCCGACGACGATGGTGCCGGGTTCGAGGGGCAACATGGAGTCGCCGCTGATTTCGAAGGCGCGGTAGGTGCCTTGGGTCAGGTTGGGCAACTGAAAACGGGGCAATTCCTCGATGTATT
Encoded here:
- a CDS encoding helix-turn-helix domain-containing protein, which encodes MSLINSNIKYLRKQKGLTQDSFANEIGVTRSVIGAYEEGRAEPKIKTMQVMADYFGISMDQLIGVDLAEAAASHIRGNDNEKPDTSGKRLRVLSITVDPQDRENIELVRQKAAAGYLNGYADPEYIEELPRFQLPNLTQGTYRAFEISGDSMLPLEPGTIVVGEYIENWEVLKDGHCYVLVTATEGVVYKRVYNKLDESKTLRLHSDNTAYPDYSVNISDVVEVWKAKCFISSAFPDPEMSITKLASIVMDLQSQVMKLRG
- a CDS encoding transglycosylase domain-containing protein, translated to MASESKAVKPNSKRKKYLRWAILGLFGIFFVSVVVTILLVVNNLPPMNDIENPKLDISTQIYSADGQKLGSLHNGEDRDYMATDSMSHWIKDALLATEDVRFYKHSGIDPRSPFTIVKDMFIHFRLRGGSSISQQLARNLYDQVGRENSVVRKIKEAIVAVVLESRFTKDEIIAAYLNTTTFHGNSFGIENGTQTLFSKSCRDLELHEAALMIGLLKGPGYYNPRRHPERALSRRNTVLDQMEKYDFITSEEAEDAKAKDLGIKYRSGGTSTAMAGYFKDQVKAELIAWKSESGKDVDLYRDGLKVHTTLDGRMQKYAERAVKEHLQQLQVTFDKEMKKGKDPFKENPTILTTEMKRSWRWKSSEEAGMSDAEIKSSFNVPVEMDVFTWDRGMVDTVMSPMDSIKHSIRHLQTGFMSMDPHTGEVKAWVGGIGYDAFKYDHVKQGKRQVGSTFKPFVYTALFESGLAGPCDKVLDADIAIDLPDGQQWRPQNSGGADMGLITYYEGLARSINKATAAAMKKWVLRQFAVSQNVWGSTARLNVYTHLR
- a CDS encoding septal ring lytic transglycosylase RlpA family protein, with the translated sequence MKLRFLLVLTLLGLFSAACFGQVEKGKASYYSEHFKGRKTASGERYHPDSLTCAHRTQPFGTLLLVSCASKGTSVVVRVNDRGPFGKGRVVDLSTEAARKLGIILAGVAEVEVQVYLPQMMAPLFPQPSVPDPLTRREVVNITELNPKPWSPNPYFPQQQPAPTDKGLAKGKPKAKTAKRSHSSSQR